CGATGGATCGATCCTTCTCTCCTACGCCGGATAAAGCAGACCCTGCCCACCGGCTTTTGCTCACGCCAGAACTCGTCCAGCCTTTTGGAGACTACGGTGCACAGTTCCCATCCGGCGAACTTGCTTGCCCGCGAGGCATCCGCTCGCAGGAGGGCTAACTTAGTCTTGTTGCAAAAACTCTTCCACGGTGAACCGCGAAGCCGATTGGGCCTTCCGGCGCAAAATACCGGTAGGCTGGATTTCCCAAGTGGGCGAAGCATCCAAACCCGACACAAGCATGCGGCCTGAATTTGAGGTCGCTCCCGTCTATCCCATTCGACCACTGTCTTGTGAGTTGTAAGGACGTTAACCAGGTATCGCTACTGACCCTTTCTAGCCGCATTTACCTTCCCTCTGTCATGAGCGCGTATGAGGTCTCTAACGATTGGTCCATCCTAAGCAAGAGTCTAACTTGCCCCCCTTGCAGGAACGATCAACGGTCCTCGCGGGTACCTGTCGATGGGCCGGACGATGCAAAAGACGTCTGCGACAGGCTTTGTCGGTTCCGATCTGGGAAGGGAAAATATCGCCACGGAGAGTGACGGCAACCAACGTTGCGGTCGTGCTGCGCAAACCTACCGTCTCCGAAAGCCAGAAGCTTCGCCAATCGCTCGAGAAGCCACCAGCAGGACAAAAAGGTCCAAAACAATCACCCAAAGGATGAAACTCCTTTTGGGTCGCAAGACCCGATAGCGCAAAGACATCTATCGTGAGATTTCCCAAAAGCTCGTGCCCAAGGCCAAAGACACGCGGCGCGGCATGGCTCTAGAAGATCTTTAAGGAAATCCGCGAGAACACACGGTTTGGTGGGTAGCCGGCAAAGATGACCCGTTACCTATTCCACCAAGCTTCAGAGCTTCCATCGAGTGCAGAGCCAGGCAAGCCGGCGTAAAACGGATAGTGGTCGATCCTTGTAATACGGAAGCCCGAGAATGATGCTCTGCATGCCGCCACATCAGTCAAACCCACCGCCTGTGACAAGCCCGAGTTGCGCTACGGGCCTATGGCCACACGGACAACCCGCGTGTCAACACCGCCCGGGGCATTCGTTCCCGGCCGAGACAGTTGTCAAGTGCCCAAAGTCTTGCAGCCCCACCGTGAGTGCCTCGCTCCGCAGAAGAGGGACAAGCTTGTCAATCCCGCCAGGAACGGTTGCCACTTAGTGAGGAAGTTGTCAGCTTTTTGGCAAAATTGCGAAGTTGCCGATGCACGGGGAGTTTCAAAGCCTAATCCCGAGAGATAGCCCAACCGGCAAGCCAGCGCTCTCGATCGTTTCCCAGGAGATTGGATTTTTCCCTAGCGTCTTTCCCCAAAAGGCTCCTCCGAACCCAAAACCTGAAAGACAAAAAAACTCATGCTCGACTTTTCGAGAGCAGGAACGACGTCCGATTAGAAAGTGGAACAATGGCGTCTACCTTTTCACCCAGGCGAGGCTGTCTCGAGCTACACAAAAGAAAGATCCATTTTGAATTTCCCCTTGCGGCTCCCTTGTCCCAAAGGCATATGCATAAAGCTACCCATGATTCTATCGAAACCATGGAACCTGCCTACGTACGAAGAAGCGGCGAGTCTTTCCCCTGAAGAGCTCTTCCAACGCCTCGAGTCGGACGCTCAAGGGTTGAGCTCGCTCGAAGCCGAAAAAAGGCTTTCGCTCTACGGCCCCAACGAGCTTGTATCTGAAAAGCCTCCCGGTTGGGGATACCGGCTTTACACAGCTTTTCGCAATCCGTTGGTTATTCTTTTAACCATACTTGCGCTTCTTTCCTTCCTTACGGGGGACCTCCGAGGCGCCGTTGTGATGTCCGTTATGGTTGCCTTGGGAGTATCGCTACGCTTCATCCAAGAAACTCGAGCCGACGCGGCCGCTGCGCGGCTCAAAAAAATGATTCATGTAACGGCGACTGTTCTTCGCGACGGCCAATGGCAAGAGCTTGCGTTGGAAGACATTGTTCCAGGAGACGTGGTGCGACTTTCTGCCGGGGATATGGTCCCTGCTGACATCCGCCTGGTGAGCGCCAAAGACCTTTTTTTAATCCAAGCGACTTTGACGGGCGAGTCCATGCCTGTGGAAAAGGCAGACAGTCCCGATCGCCGCCCAGGGCTCTCGCCTTTGGAGCGTTCCAACCTTTGTTTTCTAGGAACCAGTGTCGAAAGTGGATCGGCCGTCGGTCTGGTCCTTTTTACGGGGCGCCAAACCTACCTCGGGAAAGTTGCAAGCAGCCTTGTAGCCGAAGAGCCTCCAACGGCGTTTGATCGGGGTGTCCAGCGCTTCACCTGGCTCATGATCCGCTTCATGCTGGTGATGGCTCCCCTTGTCTTTCTTATCAATGGACTGTCAAAGCACAACTGGAAGGAGGCATTTTTCTTTGCGATGGCTGTAGCCGTAGGCCTCACCCCTGAGATGCTTCCCATGATCGTTTCGGTATGCCTCTCCAAGGGTGCACTTGCTATGTCCAGGAAAAAAGTCATTGTTCGTCGCCTTCCTTCGATCCAGAACCTTGGAGCGATGGACATTCTTTGTACTGACAAAACTGGCACCCTAACTCGTGACCGAGTTATTCTCGAGATTTACTGTGATGTTTTTGGCAACGAATCGGAGGAAGTTTTGCATGATGCTTTTCTTATCAGTCATTTTCAGACAGGACTCAAAAACGTATTAGATCGAGCGGTGTTAGAACACGCTGAGCTGCATAAGGAGCTAAATGTTGGCAATTATTCTAAGGTCGATGAGATTCCTTTTGACTTTTCCAGAAAAATGATGTCTGTCGTCGTCGAAAGCGTTGACGGGCAAACTCTTCTCCTTACCAAAGGAGCCCCGGAAGCTGTTTTTGGGCGTTGTACTCACTTCCAAAGCGATGGAAAGATTTTTCCCATGGAACCCATTTTCGCAGGCGACCTCCTTGAGGAGGTCCGGAACTTAAGTGAAGACGGGTTCCGCGTCTTGGCAGTGGCCAAAAAGCCCTTAGAGAGACGCCGGCTGGCTTACTCCAAAGATGATGAAGAAGCTCTGATTTTGACAGGCTATCTTGCGTTTCTGGATCCACCTAAGGACAGCGCAGAGCGAGCCATCGCTGCCCTCCGTCAGGAGGGTGTTAAGGTCAAGGTTCTCACCGGCGACAATGATCTTGTTACAAAGAAAGTTTGCGAGGAGGTAGGTCTAACCGCCAAGCGCATCATTTTGGGCAGCGAGCTCGACCGGATGAGTCCCGAAGAACTCGAGGAAGCCTGTGAGAATGCTGACATCTTCGCGCGGCTTTCCCCCACCCATAAAAAATTAATCGTGGAGGCCCTGCAGAAAAAAGGCCATGTCGTTGGCTTCCTGGGTGACGGGATCAATGACGCTCCTGCTCTGCGGGTGGCCGATGTGGGGATTTCGGTGGACAATGCGGTGGATATCGCAAAGGAGTCCGCAGATGTCATCTTATTGGAAAAAGACCTTAACGTGCTCGCAGAGGGAATCTTAGAAGGCAGGAGAGTCTTCGTAAACATTGTAAAATATATTCGAATGGGGGCTAGCTCCAATTTTGGTAATATGTTTAGCGTAGTTGGCGCAAGTGCATGGCTTCCGTATCTGCCCATGGCTCCGATCCAGGTTTTGACGAACAATCTTTTATACGATTTTTCACAGGTGCCGATCCCTACCGACACTGTGGAACCAGAGCTCGTTGCTCGACCCAGACCCTGGGAGCTCAGTTCCATTGCGAAGTTTATTGTCTTGATCGGGCCAATTAGCTCCATCTTCGACTACACTACCTACGCAATCATGTGGTTTTTCTTCCAATGCCGCAATCTCCAGTTGGTCTCTCCCCCAGAGCTGGCTGCTCGTTTTGCAGGAGCCGTCGACCCAGACGGAACGTATGCGGCGGCTCTCTTTCATACGGGATGGTTTGTCGAGTCACTAATGACTCAAACGCTTATCATTCATGTCATACGCACGAGTAAAATTCCTTTCCTGCAATCCCAGGCAAGCTGGCCACTGACTGTCACCACTGCTCTTATTATGGCAATCGGAGCTTGGCTTCCTTATTCTAGCTTCGGGTCTGCTCTGGGGTTTGTTCCCCTTCCTCGTTTGTATTGGGCTTTCTTAGCCGCTACGCTCTTGGCTTATTTGGCTCTCACCCAGTGGGTGAAGCACTGGCTTTCTCGAAAAGGATACCTTTGATCTGGAGAGTGATAGGTTGGTAGTCCCAAGAGGAAGCTTTTTTGGGACAGAGACAGACCAGGAAAGCCTTTCCTCCGAGGCTGTCGCGAGGGTCATCCGGTTTTGTGCATGTACGAAAAGGAAAGCACCGGTGGGAGCAGCCGACTCGCAAGACCACCAGAGGCGGCGGCGAAAGCGGTAATACGGT
This Candidatus Methylacidithermus pantelleriae DNA region includes the following protein-coding sequences:
- the mgtA gene encoding magnesium-translocating P-type ATPase, with the translated sequence MILSKPWNLPTYEEAASLSPEELFQRLESDAQGLSSLEAEKRLSLYGPNELVSEKPPGWGYRLYTAFRNPLVILLTILALLSFLTGDLRGAVVMSVMVALGVSLRFIQETRADAAAARLKKMIHVTATVLRDGQWQELALEDIVPGDVVRLSAGDMVPADIRLVSAKDLFLIQATLTGESMPVEKADSPDRRPGLSPLERSNLCFLGTSVESGSAVGLVLFTGRQTYLGKVASSLVAEEPPTAFDRGVQRFTWLMIRFMLVMAPLVFLINGLSKHNWKEAFFFAMAVAVGLTPEMLPMIVSVCLSKGALAMSRKKVIVRRLPSIQNLGAMDILCTDKTGTLTRDRVILEIYCDVFGNESEEVLHDAFLISHFQTGLKNVLDRAVLEHAELHKELNVGNYSKVDEIPFDFSRKMMSVVVESVDGQTLLLTKGAPEAVFGRCTHFQSDGKIFPMEPIFAGDLLEEVRNLSEDGFRVLAVAKKPLERRRLAYSKDDEEALILTGYLAFLDPPKDSAERAIAALRQEGVKVKVLTGDNDLVTKKVCEEVGLTAKRIILGSELDRMSPEELEEACENADIFARLSPTHKKLIVEALQKKGHVVGFLGDGINDAPALRVADVGISVDNAVDIAKESADVILLEKDLNVLAEGILEGRRVFVNIVKYIRMGASSNFGNMFSVVGASAWLPYLPMAPIQVLTNNLLYDFSQVPIPTDTVEPELVARPRPWELSSIAKFIVLIGPISSIFDYTTYAIMWFFFQCRNLQLVSPPELAARFAGAVDPDGTYAAALFHTGWFVESLMTQTLIIHVIRTSKIPFLQSQASWPLTVTTALIMAIGAWLPYSSFGSALGFVPLPRLYWAFLAATLLAYLALTQWVKHWLSRKGYL